One Pyxicephalus adspersus chromosome 3, UCB_Pads_2.0, whole genome shotgun sequence genomic window carries:
- the LOC140327795 gene encoding putative claudin-24, with protein MELSKRTYMQFGGTLLSFAGWVLSCVTTFVPLWKNLNLDLNELENWTMGLWQTCVVQEEGGMQCKDFDSFLALSAELRISRILMCLSIGSGILGLSICSLGLDCVNIGERRQESKNRLLLLGAILLWTAGLSALAPVSWVAYDTVQEFWDETIPDIVPRWEFGEALFMGWFGGFFLLVGGTLLASSYCFIPSDPKNASYTPSKYHKQYLSVDSKYPDLTV; from the coding sequence ATGGAGCTGTCCAAAAGAACTTACATGCAGTTTGGAGGAACTTTGCTGTCTTTTGCAGGATGGGTCCTGTCCTGTGTTACCACATTTGTGCCTCTTTGGAAAAACTTGAATTTAGATTTAAATGAATTAGAAAACTGGACCATGGGTTTATGGCAGACTTGTGTTGTTCAAGAAGAAGGAGGAATGCAATGCAAGGACTTTGACTCTTTTTTGGCTCTTTCAGCTGAACTCAGGATTTCAAGAATTTTAATGTGCTTATCTATTGGCTCTGGGATTCTCGGTCTCTCCATCTGCAGTCTTGGCTTGGACTGTGTAAACATTGGGGAGCGAAGACAGGAGTCCAAAAATCGTCTTTTACTTTTAGGAGCCATACTGCTTTGGACAGCAGGTCTGAGTGCCTTGGCCCCAGTCTCCTGGGTAGCTTATGACACTGTCCAAGAATTCTGGGATGAAACTATTCCAGACATTGTCCCAAGATGGGAGTTTGGTGAAGCTTTGTTCATGGGGTGGTTTGGAGGGTTCTTCCTCCTAGTTGGTGGCACACTACTTGCTTCTTCCTACTGCTTTATACCTTCTGACCCAAAAAATGCAAGTTACACACCTTCAAAGTATCATAAACAGTATCTTTCTGTAGACTCCAAATACCCTGACCTGACTGTTTAA
- the CDKN2AIP gene encoding CDKN2A-interacting protein isoform X1, whose amino-acid sequence MEDEVCEFLKQNRETAEWLESIRGDCESDKLWKHRREFILRNLTDFCGPGQTPPALLSNHRGLDRLLAYSMVWTNHVFTGCRYPPPVMEKALKMAENIKITDAPVHTTRDELVSKVKKSGITSSNEGLNEVPSKRRSTDVSRTAAARTNLSEGLNSSANVGCTADQYREGQRTETSFYSSAVPQHWSGSNECHQKMVDAPRRPTDEDVKERQSFFNKLYKRVAWKLVSVGGFNPNLDYTEVLGDCIKTLKSTLDITFVPLKELAELPQNKTSQENIVCELRCQAVYIGMGCGKTKASAQAVASREAIKLFQKKKVVVKICKRKYSGHDVEDLVLLDEESHAPHLPPALKNPQDLL is encoded by the exons ATGGAAGATGAGGTGTGtgagtttttaaagcagaaccgaGAGACGGCGGAATGGCTGGAGAGTATTCGGGGGGATTGTGAGTCTGACAAGCTTTGGAAACACCGGAGAGAGTTTATTCTGCGGAACCTTACGGACTTCTGTGGGCCCGGTCAGACCCCTCCAGCGCTCCTCTCCAATCACCGGGGACTGGATCGCTTACTCGCCTACTCCATGGTGTGGACAAACCACGTGTTTACCGGCTGCcg ctacccACCTCCTGTTATGGAAAAAGCCCTTAAAATGGCAGAAAATATAAAGATCACTGATGCTCCAGTCCACACAACACGCGATGAACTGGTTTCCAAGGTGAAGAAAAGTGGGATTACAAGTAGCAATG AAGGCCTGAATGAGGTGCCGTCGAAGAGAAGATCTACAGATGTGTCTAGAACAGCAGCAGCTCGAACAAACCTTAGTGAAGGTTTGAATTCATCAGCTAATGTGGGTTGCACGGCAGATCAGTACAGAGAAGGACAAAGGACAGAAACAAGCTTTTACAGTTCTGCTGTACCTCAGCACTGGAGTGGTAGCAATGAATGTCATCAAAAAATGGTAGATGCCCCCCGCAGACCCACTGATGAAGACGTTAAGGAACGACAGTCATTCTTTAACAAACTCTATAAAAGAGTTGCATGGAAGCTGGTGTCTGTTGGCGGGTTTAATCCAAACCTTGACTATACAGAAGTACTTGGTGActgtattaagactttaaagtccACACTGGACATTACTTTTGTGCCACTAAAAGAATTGGCAGAATTACCTCAAAACAAAACTTCTCAGGAAAACATAGTGTGTGAACTGAGATGCCAGGCTGTTTACATTGGCATGGGTTGTGGGAAAACAAAAGCAAGTGCCCAAGCTGTGGCATCTCGAGAAGCAATTAAACTTTTTCAGAAGAAGAAAGTAGTggtgaaaatatgtaaaaggaaataCAGCGGTCATGATGTTGAAGACTTGGTTCTGTTGGATGAAGAGTCCCATGCCCCACACTTGCCTCCAGCATTAAAAAACCCCCAGGATCTTCTATGA
- the CDKN2AIP gene encoding CDKN2A-interacting protein isoform X2, with amino-acid sequence MEDEVCEFLKQNRETAEWLESIRGDCESDKLWKHRREFILRNLTDFCGPGQTPPALLSNHRGLDRLLAYSMVWTNHVFTGCRYPPPVMEKALKMAENIKITDAPVHTTRDELVSKKA; translated from the exons ATGGAAGATGAGGTGTGtgagtttttaaagcagaaccgaGAGACGGCGGAATGGCTGGAGAGTATTCGGGGGGATTGTGAGTCTGACAAGCTTTGGAAACACCGGAGAGAGTTTATTCTGCGGAACCTTACGGACTTCTGTGGGCCCGGTCAGACCCCTCCAGCGCTCCTCTCCAATCACCGGGGACTGGATCGCTTACTCGCCTACTCCATGGTGTGGACAAACCACGTGTTTACCGGCTGCcg ctacccACCTCCTGTTATGGAAAAAGCCCTTAAAATGGCAGAAAATATAAAGATCACTGATGCTCCAGTCCACACAACACGCGATGAACTGGTTTCCAAG AAGGCCTGA